Proteins from a single region of Bombus huntii isolate Logan2020A chromosome 2, iyBomHunt1.1, whole genome shotgun sequence:
- the LOC126878368 gene encoding regulator of microtubule dynamics protein 1-like produces the protein MHNNLIAAAIGVTVGVISAASIFIYRKILANQQYSTTISDLDAANKRIDELQTELEALRLQLKQQKKKRKISRKFNSNDSTYTLDNDTDIDVFSTTTDIGDDEFYDCSDGESIVSDSDLRISDELNQLDIILKEIDEQLNDQFDVKTYYILQTLVRSHPDNVEVVWRFTRASYHYAEAQIDKNIRKLIILEGIQQCERIIENRKADLYKWYAILIGLHGDYLSVPDKIKNGIVFKKYVELALEMQPDDFELHYLLGRFKYEIANLSWIEKKVATLFEIPNVSIEETLICFETAARLGSTNPYTQLYISKCYIALKKYTCAIDSLKEILGKPIVSADDEKVHTEASKLLDKYSGYSS, from the exons AtgcataataatttaattgctGCTGCCATCGGTGTAACCGTTGGTGTTATAAGTGCAGctagtatttttatttaccgtAAAATTTTGGCAAATCAACAATATAGCACAACAATTTCTGACTTAGATGCAGCCAATAAAAGAATTGATGAATTACAAACAGAATTAGAAGCTTTAag GTTACAACTGAAAcaacagaaaaagaaaagaaaaatttcacgaAAATTTAACTCTAACGATAGTACCTATACTTTAGATAATGACACAGATATTGATGTTTTTTCAACAACAACTGATATTGGAGATGATGAGTTCTATGATTGTTCCGATGGTGAAAGTATTGTTAGCGATAGTGACTTAAG GATCTCAGACGAACTGAACCAGCTGGATATAATACTTAAGGAGATTGATGAACAACTAAATGATCAATTTGATGTCAAGACTTACTATATATTGCAAACATTAGTGAGATCCCACCCAGACAATGTAGAAGTAGTATGGAGATTCACAAGAGCTAGCTACCATTATGCAGAAGCACAAATTGATAAGAATATTAGAAAGTTAATCATTCTTGAAG gtATTCAACAGTGTGAGAGAATTATTGAAAATCGAAAAGCAGATCTGTATAAGTGGTATGCTATCCTTATAGGACTACATGGAGACTATTTATCAGTGCCagacaaaataaagaatggCATTGTTTTTAAGAAATATGTAGAACTGGCTTTAGAAATGCAACCAGATGACTTTGAATTACATTATCTTCTAGGAAgatttaaatatgaaattgctAATTTAAGTTGGATCGAGAAAAAG GTAGCAACATTATTTGAAATTCCAAATGTTTCTATTGAAGAAACACTCATTTGTTTTGAAACTGCAGCAAGGCTTGGAAGTACAAATCCATACACTCAGTTATACATTAGTAAATGTTATATTGctttaaagaaatatacatGTGCAATTGAttcgttaaaagaaattttaggAAAACCAATTGTATCAGCTGATGATGAAAAAGTACATACAGAAGCGAGTAAACTTCTCGACAAGTACTCAGGATATAGTTCATAG
- the LOC126878379 gene encoding serine/arginine-rich splicing factor 7-like isoform X2, which produces MNKMPRYPSDCKVYVGNLGNGATRRELEDAFSYYGSLRNVWVARNPPGFAFVEFEDARDAEDAIRGLDGRTICGRRARVEASNGRRLRDRSYFRRGVGKLFHPEDRCYECGERGHYARNCQRHRNTRKKSRPR; this is translated from the exons ATGAATAAG atGCCAAGATACCCTTCAGATTGTAAAGTCTATGTAGGAAACTTAGGAAATGGTGCAACAAGACGAGAATTGGAAGATGCTTTCTCTTATTATGGATCTTTAAGGAATGTATGGGTAGCTAGAAACCCACCTGGATTTGCTTTTGTGGAATTTGAAGATGCTAGAGACGCAGAAGATGCAATAAGAGGACTTGATGGGAGAACTATATGTGGAAGACGAGCTCGTGTGGAAGCATCTAATGGGAGAAGATTAAGAGATAGAAGTTATTTCAGAAGAGGTGTAGGCAAACTATTTCATCCTGAAGATAGGTGTTACGAATGTGGTGAAAGAGGTCACTATGCTAGAAATTGTCAACGACATAGAAATACTCGTAAGAAAAG CAGACCCCGCTGA
- the LOC126878379 gene encoding serine/arginine-rich splicing factor 7-like isoform X3 yields the protein MNKMPRYPSDCKVYVGNLGNGATRRELEDAFSYYGSLRNVWVARNPPGFAFVEFEDARDAEDAIRGLDGRTICGRRARVEASNGRRLRDRSYFRRGVGKLFHPEDRCYECGERGHYARNCQRHRNTRKKRPR from the exons ATGAATAAG atGCCAAGATACCCTTCAGATTGTAAAGTCTATGTAGGAAACTTAGGAAATGGTGCAACAAGACGAGAATTGGAAGATGCTTTCTCTTATTATGGATCTTTAAGGAATGTATGGGTAGCTAGAAACCCACCTGGATTTGCTTTTGTGGAATTTGAAGATGCTAGAGACGCAGAAGATGCAATAAGAGGACTTGATGGGAGAACTATATGTGGAAGACGAGCTCGTGTGGAAGCATCTAATGGGAGAAGATTAAGAGATAGAAGTTATTTCAGAAGAGGTGTAGGCAAACTATTTCATCCTGAAGATAGGTGTTACGAATGTGGTGAAAGAGGTCACTATGCTAGAAATTGTCAACGACATAGAAATACTCGTAAGAAAAG ACCCCGCTGA
- the LOC126878365 gene encoding lysocardiolipin acyltransferase 1-like → MRGLLRGTLYCALWYSSIVAGFLFIACPMLPLLFFSPPKFRKCGDLLLACWELYSTALLKVFGVKILVSGDHISPNESAVLVMNHRTRVDWNFLWAAMYQACLPNVATHRLKFVLKDPIRHIPGPGWIMQMYGFLYITRRWEEDQNRLSRTLDYLVALDRRSQLLIFPEGTDLTKNSKEKSDKYAMQHVLPQYSFTLHPKTTGFSYLVRHLQQASYLNAVYDLTIAYPDYIPQSELDLIKGKLPNEVHFHIKRIPSSDVPTDDLTLRRWLEEKWFNKEEILKQFYEKKTFPAEIWPLTKLRPLHIAFSFWSILTGCMIVLLIISPVFQLWTLVHSVFFIALSFFTTGFNQLEMGWYWRWRTHFLTKKYD, encoded by the exons ATGCGTGGACTTTTACGTGGTACTTTATATTGTGCACTATGGTACAGCAGCATAGTGGCTGGTTTTCTATTTATTGCTTGCCCTATGTTACCACTGTTATTTTTTAGTCCTCCAAAGTTTCGAAAATGTGGCGATCTATTACTTGCTTGTTGGGAACTTTATTCCACA GCTCTTTTGAAAGTATTTGGTGTAAAAATTTTGGTATCAGGAGACCATATATCTCCAAATGAATCTGCTGTTCTTGTAATGAATCATAGAACACGGGTGGATTGGAATTTTTTGTGGGCTGCAATGTATCAAGCATGTTTACCTAATGTAGCAACTCAtagattaaaatttgttttaaaggATCCTATACGACATATTCCAGGACCAG GATGGATAATGCAAATGTATGGTTTCCTTTATATAACTCGTCGCTGGGAAGAAGATCAAAACCGATTGTCACGTACCTTGGATTATTTAGTGGCTCTTGATAGGCGCTCTCAATTGCTTATATTTCCCGAGGGTACTGATCTAACAAAAAACAGCAAAGAGAAATCTGACAAATATGCCATGCAACATGTTCTGCCACAATATTCTTTTACTCTTCATCCAAAGACAACAGGATTCAGTTATTTAGTTCGACATCTTCAACAAGCAAGTTATCTCAATGCTGTTTATGATTTAAcgattgcatatcctgattaTATTCCACAATCTGAATTAGATTTGATCAAAGGAAAATTACCAAATGAAGTACATTTTCATATTAAGCGAATACCATCATCGGATGTGCCAACAGATGATTTAACATTAAGGCGATGGTTAGAAGAAAAGTGGTTtaacaaagaagaaatattaaaacaattttatgaaaagaaaACTTTTCCTGCTGAAATTTGGCCGTTAACAAAATTACGTCCTTTACATATTGCCTTTAGTTTCTGGAGCATTCTAACag gATGTATGATAGTTTTACTTATTATTTCACCAGTATTCCAATTATGGACACTGGTACATTCAGTTTTTTTTATTGCTCTATCATTTTTTACTACTGGTTTTAATCAACTTGAAATGGGATGGTATTGGCGTTGGAGAACACACTTCCTTACAAAAAAAtatgattaa
- the LOC126878351 gene encoding ribosomal RNA processing protein 1 homolog isoform X2, which produces MIVARLLIEPDSLVIGLTPFKRKIAPHRDLLYCSHCCVLFFLFFNTPVYSLVFRYGVIVYHTIEISVALTKADFMRLWKGLFYYMWMSDKPLIQEELAESLSKIVHCLKTKEVVLLYTECVLRTLGIEWFGIDQYRLDKFCMLVRRIIRQTFQKCKENLWDIEWVKDISEILEKLLVDPKICIGFTMHITEIYLEELAKISDGNIPENAVTEFIKPFISYLIPMDDERQIKHVMRHIFRYLIFQSDIGVDYMEKFKAWRSAGFPAGSIDAMEKIEVSDEEDNNITRDVDIYLEKQMKYNTEKPLDPRAGRIDVELPQIPFNPRQIADLLNKYKFHSLSTTKSRRQLRRLIKEFIELSDGKMPLGIKEIRIPKMQKKNTDIKSAAVRLLKFEQELYSDTLQEGRKRKKNKQLIQDESDKFSEEESENINDETNHENNTVEMNNDETIKKKREMKHKLDFTDNLINTNSQILDENNPSLKKRKSKTNDENKKIKLKKNKNIAAKTLNIVKQVKRKKSTKSKVTGKWNVSDNIEPSTLLMDNNSTKSCMEIDENSVTSNHEQRNNVHNKQPTWLVPILTKLENKKNETPISLKRKHEISTTTSSKKRVKIALHCNTAQHTSEYISQIRKSPAIPFDANKKPLAGVLKASPIPSPINPFYRKNM; this is translated from the exons ATGATAGTTGCTCGCCTTTTAATTGAACCTGATTCTCTGGTAATTGGCTTGACGCCTTTTAAGAGGAAGATAGCTCCACACCGTGATCTACTTTACTGCAGTCATTGCTGTGTTctgttttttctcttttttaataCACCTGTTTATTCATTGGTCTTTCGGTACGGTGTAATTGTCTACCATACGATCGAGATATCGGTCG CACTTACAAAGGCGGATTTTATGCGATTATGGAAaggtttattttattatatgtgGATGTCAGACAAACCTTTGATTCAAGAAGAACTAGCAGAATCTCTTAGTAAAATTGTACATTGTTTAAAAACTAAAGAGGTAGTATTACTCTATACAGAATGTGTTTTAAGAACTTTAGGTATTGAATGGTTTGGTATAGATCAATATAGATTAGATAAATTTTGCATG CTAGTTCGAAGAATAATTCGACAGACTTTCCAGAAATGTAAAGAGAATTTATGGGATATTGAATGGGTAAAAGATATTTCTGAAatacttgaaaaattattagttGATCCAAAAATATGTATTGGTTTTACTATGCATATAACAGAAATATATCTAGAAGAACTTGCAAAA attAGTGATGGAAATATACCAGAAAATGCTGTTACAGAATTTATTAAACCATTTATTTCATATCTTATACCTATGGATGATGAAAGACAAATTAAACATGTAATGAGACATATTTTTAGATATCTGATTTTTCAATCAGATATTGGTGTGGATtatatggaaaaatttaaagctTGGAGAAGT GCTGGTTTTCCTGCTGGTTCTATTGATGCTATGGAAAAAATAGAAGTGTCAGATGAAgaagataataatattacCAGAGACGTAGACATTTATCTtgaaaaacaaatgaaatataatacagAGAAACCACTAGATCCTAGAGCTGGTAGAATAGATGTTGAATTGCCACAAATACCTTTTAATCCAAGACAGATAGCTGATTtgttaaataagtataaatttCATTCCTTATCAACAACAAAATCACGTAGACAATTACGTCGTCTTATTAAAGA GTTTATAGAATTATCAGATGGTAAAATGCCATTAGGCATTAAGGAAATAAGAATTccaaaaatgcaaaaaaaaaatacagatatAAAGTCAGCTGCAGTACGTCTTTTAAAATTTGAGCAGGAATTATATTCGGATACGCTACAAGAAGGGCgcaaaaggaaaaagaataaGCAGTTAATACAAGATGAAAGTGATAAATTTAGTGAAGAAGAATCAGAAAATATTAACGACGAAACTAATCATGAAAATAATACTGTAGAAATGAATAATGACgaaactattaaaaaaaaaagagaaatgaagcataaattagattttactgataatttaataaatacaaattctcAAATATTAGATGAAAATAATCCGAGTTTGAAGAAAAGGAAATCTAAGACaaatgatgaaaataaaaaaataaaattgaaaaagaacaAGAATATAGCTGCCAAAACACTAAacattgtcaaacaagtaaAGAGAAAAAAGTCAACAAAATCAAAAGTTACTGGTAAATGGAATGTTTCTGATAATATAGAACCATCCACTCTTTTGATGGATAATAACAGCACAAAGTCATGTATGGAAATTGATGAAAATTCAGTTACAAGTAACCACGAGCAAAGAAATAATGTACATAATAAACAACCAACTTGGTTGGTACCtatattaacaaaattagagaataaaaaaaat GAAACACCAATAAgcttaaaaagaaaacatgaAATAAGTACTACTACAAGTTCTAAAAAACGAGTGAAAATTGCTCTTCACTGTAATACAGCTCAACATACATCTGAATATATTTCACAAATTCGGAAAAGTCCAGCTATACCTTTTGATGCAAACAAGAAACCATTAGCAGGTGTACTAAAAGCAAGTCCTATACCAAGTCCAATTAATccattttatagaaaaaatatgtaa
- the LOC126878379 gene encoding serine/arginine-rich splicing factor 7-like isoform X1, with amino-acid sequence MNKMPRYPSDCKVYVGNLGNGATRRELEDAFSYYGSLRNVWVARNPPGFAFVEFEDARDAEDAIRGLDGRTICGRRARVEASNGRRLRDRSYFRRGVGKLFHPEDRCYECGERGHYARNCQRHRNTRKKRSHSRSYSRSKSQSRSRSRSRSRSRSRSKHSRSSSRSRSHSRSDYTKEKLCNKRRSDSKDHSPPNPNLFLDITANKTMYILYLIRV; translated from the exons ATGAATAAG atGCCAAGATACCCTTCAGATTGTAAAGTCTATGTAGGAAACTTAGGAAATGGTGCAACAAGACGAGAATTGGAAGATGCTTTCTCTTATTATGGATCTTTAAGGAATGTATGGGTAGCTAGAAACCCACCTGGATTTGCTTTTGTGGAATTTGAAGATGCTAGAGACGCAGAAGATGCAATAAGAGGACTTGATGGGAGAACTATATGTGGAAGACGAGCTCGTGTGGAAGCATCTAATGGGAGAAGATTAAGAGATAGAAGTTATTTCAGAAGAGGTGTAGGCAAACTATTTCATCCTGAAGATAGGTGTTACGAATGTGGTGAAAGAGGTCACTATGCTAGAAATTGTCAACGACATAGAAATACTCGTAAGAAAAG atcCCACTCCAGGTCTTATTCACGGTCAAAATCGCAATCAAGGTCACGGTCTCGCTCACGTTCGAGGTCAAGATCAAGAAGCAAGCATTCACGATCATCATCTCGTAGCCGTTCTCATAGTAGAAGCGATTATACTAAAGAGAAACTTTGTAATAAACGGCGATCTGATTCTAAAGATCATAGTCCGCCAAATCCAAATCTGTTTCTAGATATCACAGCAAATAAAACGATGTATATTCTTTATTTGATACGTGTATGA
- the LOC126878351 gene encoding ribosomal RNA processing protein 1 homolog isoform X1 — MAVRKARCIREPMQKSIQHVKHISSKQVNEKAKKAIVIAQEIKFARLLSCNDKVTRDRVLKNLKRWLIVRSQSTLSLTKADFMRLWKGLFYYMWMSDKPLIQEELAESLSKIVHCLKTKEVVLLYTECVLRTLGIEWFGIDQYRLDKFCMLVRRIIRQTFQKCKENLWDIEWVKDISEILEKLLVDPKICIGFTMHITEIYLEELAKISDGNIPENAVTEFIKPFISYLIPMDDERQIKHVMRHIFRYLIFQSDIGVDYMEKFKAWRSAGFPAGSIDAMEKIEVSDEEDNNITRDVDIYLEKQMKYNTEKPLDPRAGRIDVELPQIPFNPRQIADLLNKYKFHSLSTTKSRRQLRRLIKEFIELSDGKMPLGIKEIRIPKMQKKNTDIKSAAVRLLKFEQELYSDTLQEGRKRKKNKQLIQDESDKFSEEESENINDETNHENNTVEMNNDETIKKKREMKHKLDFTDNLINTNSQILDENNPSLKKRKSKTNDENKKIKLKKNKNIAAKTLNIVKQVKRKKSTKSKVTGKWNVSDNIEPSTLLMDNNSTKSCMEIDENSVTSNHEQRNNVHNKQPTWLVPILTKLENKKNETPISLKRKHEISTTTSSKKRVKIALHCNTAQHTSEYISQIRKSPAIPFDANKKPLAGVLKASPIPSPINPFYRKNM; from the exons ATGGCAGTTAGAAAAGCACGTTGTATACGTGAACCGATGCAAAAGTCTATACAACATGTAAAACATATATCTTCAAAGCAAGTGAATGAAAAAGCTAAAAAAGCAATTGTTATCGcacaagaaattaaatttgctCGATTACTTTCATGTAACGATAAAGTAACTCGAGATAGAGTactaaaaaatttaaaaagatgGTTGATAGTTCGTTCACAAAGTACTCTTT CACTTACAAAGGCGGATTTTATGCGATTATGGAAaggtttattttattatatgtgGATGTCAGACAAACCTTTGATTCAAGAAGAACTAGCAGAATCTCTTAGTAAAATTGTACATTGTTTAAAAACTAAAGAGGTAGTATTACTCTATACAGAATGTGTTTTAAGAACTTTAGGTATTGAATGGTTTGGTATAGATCAATATAGATTAGATAAATTTTGCATG CTAGTTCGAAGAATAATTCGACAGACTTTCCAGAAATGTAAAGAGAATTTATGGGATATTGAATGGGTAAAAGATATTTCTGAAatacttgaaaaattattagttGATCCAAAAATATGTATTGGTTTTACTATGCATATAACAGAAATATATCTAGAAGAACTTGCAAAA attAGTGATGGAAATATACCAGAAAATGCTGTTACAGAATTTATTAAACCATTTATTTCATATCTTATACCTATGGATGATGAAAGACAAATTAAACATGTAATGAGACATATTTTTAGATATCTGATTTTTCAATCAGATATTGGTGTGGATtatatggaaaaatttaaagctTGGAGAAGT GCTGGTTTTCCTGCTGGTTCTATTGATGCTATGGAAAAAATAGAAGTGTCAGATGAAgaagataataatattacCAGAGACGTAGACATTTATCTtgaaaaacaaatgaaatataatacagAGAAACCACTAGATCCTAGAGCTGGTAGAATAGATGTTGAATTGCCACAAATACCTTTTAATCCAAGACAGATAGCTGATTtgttaaataagtataaatttCATTCCTTATCAACAACAAAATCACGTAGACAATTACGTCGTCTTATTAAAGA GTTTATAGAATTATCAGATGGTAAAATGCCATTAGGCATTAAGGAAATAAGAATTccaaaaatgcaaaaaaaaaatacagatatAAAGTCAGCTGCAGTACGTCTTTTAAAATTTGAGCAGGAATTATATTCGGATACGCTACAAGAAGGGCgcaaaaggaaaaagaataaGCAGTTAATACAAGATGAAAGTGATAAATTTAGTGAAGAAGAATCAGAAAATATTAACGACGAAACTAATCATGAAAATAATACTGTAGAAATGAATAATGACgaaactattaaaaaaaaaagagaaatgaagcataaattagattttactgataatttaataaatacaaattctcAAATATTAGATGAAAATAATCCGAGTTTGAAGAAAAGGAAATCTAAGACaaatgatgaaaataaaaaaataaaattgaaaaagaacaAGAATATAGCTGCCAAAACACTAAacattgtcaaacaagtaaAGAGAAAAAAGTCAACAAAATCAAAAGTTACTGGTAAATGGAATGTTTCTGATAATATAGAACCATCCACTCTTTTGATGGATAATAACAGCACAAAGTCATGTATGGAAATTGATGAAAATTCAGTTACAAGTAACCACGAGCAAAGAAATAATGTACATAATAAACAACCAACTTGGTTGGTACCtatattaacaaaattagagaataaaaaaaat GAAACACCAATAAgcttaaaaagaaaacatgaAATAAGTACTACTACAAGTTCTAAAAAACGAGTGAAAATTGCTCTTCACTGTAATACAGCTCAACATACATCTGAATATATTTCACAAATTCGGAAAAGTCCAGCTATACCTTTTGATGCAAACAAGAAACCATTAGCAGGTGTACTAAAAGCAAGTCCTATACCAAGTCCAATTAATccattttatagaaaaaatatgtaa